In the Streptomyces fradiae ATCC 10745 = DSM 40063 genome, TCCCGTTGACGAACACGCCCCCCGCCTCCAGGTCGCGCACGCAGCGCTCCACCTCCGACGCGTCGCGCGTCCACACGTTCGAGCTGAGGCCGAACGGCGAGTCGTTGGCGATGTCCAGCGCCTCGTCCAGGCCGCCCGCCCGGTAGACGACGGCGACCGGGCCGAACGCCTCCTCGCGGTGGATGCGGGCGCCCGGCGCGACACCGGTCAGGACGGTCGGCTCGTAGAACCAGCCCCGGTCCAGGCCCTCGGGGCGGCGGCCGCCGCAGCGGACGGACGCTCCGCGCCCCACGGCGTCGGCGACGAGTTCCTCCAGGTCCGCCCGGCCGCTCTCGGAGGCGAGCGGTCCGACGTCGGTGGCCTCGTCCATCGGGTCGCCCACCGTCAGCGCGGCCATCCCGGCGGTGAACCGCTCCAGGAAGGCGTCGTACACGTCCGTGTGGACGATGAACCGCTTCGCGGCGATGCACGACTGGCCGTTGTTCTGGGTGCGCGCGGTCACCGCCGTCGCGGCGGCCCGCTCCACGTCGGCCGACGGCAGGACCAGGTACGGGTCGCTGCCGCCCAGTTCGAGGACGGTCTTCTTCACCTCGTCGCCCGCCACCGCGGCGACGGACCGCCCCGCGGCCTCGCTGCCCGTGAGCGTGGCGGCGGCGACCCGCGGGTCGCGCAGGACGCCCTCCACGGCGCCGGAGCCGGTCAGGAGCGTCTGGAACACGCCGTCCGGGTACCCGGCGCGGCGGAAGAGGTCCTCCAGGTAGAGCGCGGTCTGCGGGACGTTCGAGGCGTGCTTGAGCAGGCCGGTGTTCCCCGCCATCAGGGCGGGCGCCGCGAAGCGCACGACCTGCCACAGCGGGAAGTTCCACGGCATGACGGCCAGGACGGGCCCGAGGGGCCGGTAGTGGACGCGGGCGGTGGACGCGCCGGAGTCGCGCACGTCGGCGCCGGCGGGCCGCTCGTCCGCGAGCAGCGCCTCGGCGTTGTGCGCGTACCAGCGCATGGCCTTCACGCACTTGGCCGCCTCCGCGCGGGCGGCGGTGACCGGTTTGCCCATCTCCGTGGTGACCGTCCGGGCGATGTCGGGCACGTCCTCCTCCAGCAGGTCGGCGGCGCGCCCCAGCAGGGCGGCCCGCTCGCCGAACGCGGTCGTGCGGTGGTGGCGGAACGCCCGGTCGGCCGCGGCCACCCGCTGCTCGACCTCGTCGGGCCCGTACGGGCGGAACGTCCTGAGCGTCTCACCGGTCGCGGGGTTCACCGTGGCGATGGGCATGGGCGGGTCCTCCTGGGGGGGCGGGCGCACGCGGCGCCGGCCGCGTGCCTGGTTGGGATGCCCGTACCGGGTAACCCGAGGGCGCATGGCGAATCACGAGGACGGACCGGCGGACCTTCCCGCGCGGTCCTGGCGAACGGTGGTACGGCGCACGGCCAAGGAGGCACTGGACGACGAGCTTCCCGACCGGGCCGCCGCGCTCACCTACTACGGGGTCCTGTCCGTGTTCCCGGCCCTCCTGGTCATGGTGGCGCTGCTGGGCGTGGTCGGCGAGTCGGCGACCCGGACGGTGCTGGACGGCCTCGGGCAGCTCGCGCCCGGACCGGCGCGCGACCTGCTGAGCGACGCGGTGCGCCGGCTCCAGGGGTCGGGAACGGCGAGCGGGCTGATGGCGGTGGTCGGTCTGCTCGCGGCCGTGTGGTCGGCGTCCGGCTACGTGGCGGCGTTCATCCGGACGGCGAACGCCGTGTACGACCTGCCGGAGGGGCGCCCGGTGTGGAAGCTGACGCCGCTGCGGGTGGTGCTGACGGTGGTGCTGATGGTGCTGCTGGCGGCCAGTGCGGTGATCGTGGTCTTCACCGGGCCGCTGGCACGGCGGGCGGGTGAGGTGATCGGCGTCGGGGACGAGGCCGTGACGGTGTGGGGCATCGCGAAATGGCCGGTGCTGGTGGTCCTGGTGATGCTGATGCTGGCGCTGCTGTACTGGCGGGCGCCGAACGTGCGCGGTCTCGGCTTCCGCTGGCTGAGTCCGGGCAGCGTGGCCGCGGTGCTGCTGTGGCTGGTGGCGTCGGGCGGCTTCGCGCTGTACGTGGCGAACTTCGGCTCGTACAACAAGACGTACGGGACCCTCGCGGGTGTCGTGGTGTTCCTGGTGTGGCTGTGGCTGTCGAACCTGGCGGTCCTGGTGGGGCTGGAGCTGAACGCCGAGCTGGCCCGCCAGCGGGCGATCCGGGCGGGCCTCCCGCCGAAGGAGGAGCCGTACGTGGAGCCGCGCGACACCCGCACCTGGCCGGCGCCGCTCCGGGGCCGGGTGTCCCGCCGGATGCGCCGGCTCCGCCGCCGCACGGGGTGAGCGGGGCCGGCTCCGCAGGCGCTCCGGGAGCGGGGCGAAGCCGGCCGGGGTCGGGGCGAAGCCGGCCGGGTCGGCGGCGGGGCGACAGCGCAGGACGGCGGCGGGCGGGCGGTGAGTCACCGCCCGCCCGCCGCCCCGCGGGAGGGACCGGGACCCGCCCGCCCGGCGCCCGGCGGGGACGCCGGCACGGGCCGGACCCGCCCGGTGGGGGGTCAGGGCAGCGGGGTGCCGCCCGTGGCGTTCATGATCTCGCCGGTGATGAAGCTCGCGGCGGACGAGGCGAGGAAGACGTACGCCGGGGCCATCTCCGCGGGCTGGGCGGGCCGTCCGAGCGGCGCCTGACCGCCGAACTCGGAGGTGTCCGGCATGGTCGCCGGGATCAGCGGCGTCCACACCGGTCCGGGGGCCACGGCGTTGACACGGATGCCGCGCGGCGCGAGCTGCTGGGCGAGGCCGTGGGTGAAGGTGACGATGGCGCCCTTGGTCATGGCGTAGTCGAGCAGCGGCGGGCTCGGCTTGTACGCCTGCACGGAGGCGCTGTTGACGATGGAGCCGCCCTCCGGGATGTGCGGCAGCGCGGCCTTGGTGAGCCAGAACATGCCGTACAGGTTGGTCCTCATCACCCGGTCGAACTGCTCGGTCGTGATCGCCTCGATGCCGTCGGTCTGCGCCATCTGGTACGCGGCGTTGTTGACCAGCACGTCGATCCGGCCGAACTCGGCGACGGTCCGCGCGACCAGCTCCCGGCAGGTCTCCTCCTCGCGGATGTCGCACGGCACGGCGAGGGCCTTGCGGCCGGCGCCCTCCACCAGGCGCACGGTCTCGCGGGCGTCCTCGGCCTCCTCGGGAAGGTGGGCGAAGACCACGTCGGCGCCCTCGCGGGCGTACGCGAGGCACACCGCGCGGCCGATCCCGGAGTCGCCGCCGGTGACGAGCGCGACGCGGTCGCGCAGCAGCCCGCTGCCCCGGTACGACTCCTCGCCGTGGTCGGGGCGGGGCTCCATCGCCCCGGTGCGGCCAGGGTATGTCTGCTCCTGGTCCGGGAAGCCGGGGCGGGGGTGGGCGGTCACGGGGTTCTCGCTCACGGGGTTCCCGGGCGCGTGGTCGGGCGTCATCGGCTGCCTCCTGCCGGACGGGGATCGGATCCGTTTCCGCGTTCCCCGGCGGCGTGGGGGCACACTCGGCGCATCGGGCGCGTTCCGGTACGAAAAGATAAAATCGCTTCCATGGGAGAGCGGCCCGTCGTGCCTACCGCACCCGAACTGGTCGCCGATGTCGGCGGGCACACCACGGTGTTGCGTCCGGGCCGGGTCTACCGGGTCGGACGCGATCCGGCGAGCGACATCCCGGTCGCGGACGGCAGGGTGTCCTGGCACCACGCGGTGCTCCGAGCCGAGGACGGCCGGTGGACGGTGAGGGACGAGGACAGCACGAACGGCACGTACGCGGACGGCCGGCGGGTCGCCGTGCGGAGGGTGGGCGCCGGGACGGTGCTCCGCTTCGGGCACCCCGCCGACGGGCCCGCGGCGGTGCTGTCGGCGGCCCCGTCCGGCTCCGGCGCCCCCGCCGGGGCGGACTCGGGTGCCCCCGCCGGCTCCGCACCGGCGCCCGCTCCCCCGCCCGCCGAGGCACCCGAACCGGCCTCCGCTCCCCCGCCCGTCCAGGCACCCGAACCGGCCTCCGCTCCCACGCCCGCCGAGGCACCCGAACCGGCCTCCGCTCCCCCGCCCGTCCAGGCACCCGAACCGGCCTCCGCTCCCACGCCCGCCGAGGCGCCCGAAGCCGAGGCCGGTGCGCCCGGAGCCGGGGGCGCCCCCGCCGAAGCCGAGGCCGGTGCGCCCGGAGCCGCGGGCCCCGCGCCCGGCGGGCC is a window encoding:
- a CDS encoding NADP-dependent succinic semialdehyde dehydrogenase — protein: MPIATVNPATGETLRTFRPYGPDEVEQRVAAADRAFRHHRTTAFGERAALLGRAADLLEEDVPDIARTVTTEMGKPVTAARAEAAKCVKAMRWYAHNAEALLADERPAGADVRDSGASTARVHYRPLGPVLAVMPWNFPLWQVVRFAAPALMAGNTGLLKHASNVPQTALYLEDLFRRAGYPDGVFQTLLTGSGAVEGVLRDPRVAAATLTGSEAAGRSVAAVAGDEVKKTVLELGGSDPYLVLPSADVERAAATAVTARTQNNGQSCIAAKRFIVHTDVYDAFLERFTAGMAALTVGDPMDEATDVGPLASESGRADLEELVADAVGRGASVRCGGRRPEGLDRGWFYEPTVLTGVAPGARIHREEAFGPVAVVYRAGGLDEALDIANDSPFGLSSNVWTRDASEVERCVRDLEAGGVFVNGMTASHPALPFGGVKRSGYGRELSGHGIKEFCNATTVWQAA
- a CDS encoding YihY/virulence factor BrkB family protein, producing the protein MANHEDGPADLPARSWRTVVRRTAKEALDDELPDRAAALTYYGVLSVFPALLVMVALLGVVGESATRTVLDGLGQLAPGPARDLLSDAVRRLQGSGTASGLMAVVGLLAAVWSASGYVAAFIRTANAVYDLPEGRPVWKLTPLRVVLTVVLMVLLAASAVIVVFTGPLARRAGEVIGVGDEAVTVWGIAKWPVLVVLVMLMLALLYWRAPNVRGLGFRWLSPGSVAAVLLWLVASGGFALYVANFGSYNKTYGTLAGVVVFLVWLWLSNLAVLVGLELNAELARQRAIRAGLPPKEEPYVEPRDTRTWPAPLRGRVSRRMRRLRRRTG
- a CDS encoding SDR family oxidoreductase; amino-acid sequence: MTPDHAPGNPVSENPVTAHPRPGFPDQEQTYPGRTGAMEPRPDHGEESYRGSGLLRDRVALVTGGDSGIGRAVCLAYAREGADVVFAHLPEEAEDARETVRLVEGAGRKALAVPCDIREEETCRELVARTVAEFGRIDVLVNNAAYQMAQTDGIEAITTEQFDRVMRTNLYGMFWLTKAALPHIPEGGSIVNSASVQAYKPSPPLLDYAMTKGAIVTFTHGLAQQLAPRGIRVNAVAPGPVWTPLIPATMPDTSEFGGQAPLGRPAQPAEMAPAYVFLASSAASFITGEIMNATGGTPLP